Proteins co-encoded in one Salvia splendens isolate huo1 chromosome 4, SspV2, whole genome shotgun sequence genomic window:
- the LOC121800284 gene encoding transcription repressor OFP6-like: MSAGGKKRHTLSSIGVRLGCSSSCRRPKISAVFQPKQRRHSHRHSWDATTTTFSTSSVDAEEADIKSLRAVQGFGRIGGSSVAVEKDSDDPYLDFRHSMLQMILEKEIYSEDDLKHLLNCFLQLNSPYYHRIIVRAFTEIWNAVYSHSPSF, encoded by the coding sequence ATGTCAGCAGGAGGCAAGAAGAGGCACACTCTGAGCTCAATCGGAGTGCGGCTCGGGTGCAGCAGCAGCTGCCGCCGCCCCAAGATCTCCGCCGTGTTCCAGCCGAAGCAGCGCCGGCACAGCCACAGGCACTCATGGgacgccaccaccaccacattCTCCACATCCTCCGTCGACGCAGAGGAGGCGGACATAAAGAGCCTCCGCGCCGTGCAGGGGTTCGGGCGCATCGGCGGGTCCAGCGTGGCGGTGGAGAAGGACTCCGACGACCCGTACCTGGATTTCCGCCACTCGATGCTGCAGATGATTCTAGAAAAGGAGATATACTCCGAAGACGACCTCAAACACCTCCTCAACTGCTTCCTGCAGCTCAACTCGCCCTACTACCACCGCATCATCGTCCGCGCCTTCACCGAGATCTGGAACGCCGTTTATTCCCACTCTCCTTCCTTCTAG
- the LOC121800837 gene encoding uncharacterized protein LOC121800837 has product MEDDEFDTEVVATKKGKRKVDDVEQSKRRSKGKEKEKETETVDDDVPTFFDSNYDLSDKGEDEIMAAQVQGWKNVVASMRVIEDRDEEASSDNLPTDTPSEGESEDDLGGKGDPDMPQVVSRRFKPATDFNDPRWEIGLRFNSKNDFKEVIRHEEVKEGKKLRLLKNDKIRCIAVCPGLERIKKRKAGCPWKITLAHRPTIGCWQISRLKLTHTCRGSSYNHGCANARFLSKYFKEDMRIFPGMTVLQFIKKVKCELKINISFGKAQRAMAQARNVIEGDVIRQYKRLHDYMAEIIRSNPGSTVKLATRRLSDGTEKFSGIYTYCGSGWMPPEGQGKGIPLTAIGLDPNDLIFPIAFAVVAVESTETWIWFLDFLVRDLEINDSSKWTFISDRQKGLINAVWSCCHMAEHLFCVWHMHNNFRKVFSSTTLKDKIWEAARATTEYAFDRVMDEIKQLNSGAHTWLTTHTSKEHWSRAFFSF; this is encoded by the exons ATGGAAGACGACGAGTTTGATACAGAGGTTGTGGCCACAAAGAAGGGAAAAAGAAAGGTTGATGATGTTGAACAGTCTAAGAGAAGGTCTAAgggaaaggaaaaggaaaaggaaacgGAAACGGTTGATGATGATGTTCCTACATTTTTCGACAGTAACTATGACTTAAGCGACAAGGGGGAGGACGAAATCATGGCGGCACAAGTTCAGGGATGGAAGAATGTGGTGGCATCAATGCGAGTCATTGAGGATCGGGATGAGGAAGCTTCAAGTGACAACCTACCAACCGATACACCTAGTGAGGGTGAGAGTGAGGATGATTTGGGTGGTAAAGGTGACCCAGATATGCCCCAAGTTGTGAGCCGAAGATTCAAGCCTGCTACAGACTTTAATGATCCAAGATGGGAAATAGGTCTGCGCTTCAACTCAAAGAATGATTTCAAAGAAGTTATCCGGCATGAAGAAGTGAAGGAGGGTAAAAAGTTGAGGCTGTTGAAGAACGATAAAATACGCTGCATTGCCGTTTGTCCTGGGTTGGAAAGGATTAAGAAGCGTAAAGCGGGTTGTCCTTGGAAGATTACCCTAGCCCATAGACCTACTATTGGTTGCTGGCAGATTTCAAGGTTGAAGCTAACACACACGTGTAGAGGTTCTTCTTACAACCACGGCTGCGCTAACGCCCG GTTCTTATCCAAGTACTTTAAAGAGGATATGCGAATCTTCCCGGGAATGACAGTTcttcaatttattaaaaaagTCAAATGCGAGTTGAAGATTAACATATCCTTTGGAAAGGCACAACGTGCAATGGCACAAGCGAGGAATGTGATCGAGGGTGATGTAATCAGGCAATACAAGAGGTTGCATGATTACATGGCGGAGATTATTAGGTCTAATCCAGGGAGCACCGTTAAGCTAGCTACGAGGCGGCTGTCAGATGGGACTGAGAAGTTCTCTGGCATTTAT ACGTATTGTGGGTCTGGATGGATGCCACCTGAGGGGCAAGGGAAGGGCATACCGTTGACTGCCATTGGATTAGACCCGAACGATCTGATATTTCCCATTGCATTTGCCGTTGTAGCCGTCGAGAGTACAGAGACGTGGATCTGGTTCCTGGATTTTTTAGTGAGGGATTTGGAAATCAATGACTCAAGCAAGTGGACATTTATATCGGATAGACAAAAG GGGTTGATCAATGCGGTATGGAGTTGCTGCCATATGGCCGAGCACCTCTTCTGTGTTTGGCATATGCATAATAACTTTCGGAAGGTGTTCAGCTCGACAACGTTGAAGGACAAGATTTGGGAAGCCGCTCGTGCGACGACTGAATATGCCTTCGACAGGGTCATGGATGAAATCAAGCAACTAAACTCTGGAGCACACACGTGGCTGACCACACATACTTCGAAGGAGCACTGGAGCCGAGCATTCTTCAGTTTTTAG